In one window of uncultured Acetobacteroides sp. DNA:
- a CDS encoding MATE family efflux transporter — protein MKDFTEGNVSKLIFNFSVPLLLGNVFQSLYSIIDSIIVGRYLGPQALAAVGASYPIIFFIIALVIGIGSGGSIVIAQYFGAKQYDKVKKTADTINIFLLVAGFVVAVSGIFLAKPILRLILLPEELLDDAALFLKIYLGGMIAFFGFNGVISTLRGVGDSKTPLFFLIISTIANIFLDILFIGVFHWGIAGAAWATLLAQLGAFVSAVIYINRTHKIFRFAIKGIKFDREIFRHCMKIGLPSGVQQTFVALGMTAVMGIVNTFGTNVIAAYSTASRIDSLAMMPAMNFSIALSTFVGQNVARGNMDRIRKGLTSTLGMSMVITVIVSLVIIFFGHSMMRMFTTSDEVVRIGGEYLTVVSAFYWMFTIMFVVNGLLRGAGATMVPMLTTLISLWAVRVPAAYLLTKAIGEDGIWWSIPIGWVVGMIGAFAYYKTGKWKGKTVFHRSGIGQSEEAMRGEVEI, from the coding sequence ATGAAAGATTTTACCGAAGGAAATGTATCCAAGCTTATATTTAACTTCTCGGTTCCTTTGCTGCTTGGAAATGTATTCCAATCGCTCTATAGCATTATAGACAGCATCATCGTAGGGCGATATCTGGGCCCCCAGGCTCTTGCAGCAGTTGGTGCATCGTATCCGATTATCTTTTTCATCATAGCGTTGGTTATTGGTATTGGTAGTGGGGGATCGATTGTGATTGCGCAGTACTTTGGCGCAAAGCAGTACGATAAGGTTAAGAAGACTGCCGATACCATTAATATTTTCCTACTAGTTGCTGGTTTTGTGGTTGCTGTCTCTGGAATCTTTCTTGCGAAGCCTATCTTGCGATTAATTCTACTTCCAGAGGAGCTGCTTGATGATGCAGCGCTGTTTCTGAAAATATACCTAGGTGGAATGATCGCCTTCTTTGGCTTTAACGGCGTAATCTCAACCTTGCGAGGCGTTGGAGATTCAAAGACTCCGCTGTTCTTCCTTATAATATCGACTATTGCCAATATATTTCTCGATATTCTTTTCATTGGTGTTTTTCATTGGGGAATTGCTGGCGCTGCTTGGGCAACGTTATTGGCTCAGCTGGGGGCATTTGTCTCCGCAGTAATCTACATAAACCGTACGCACAAGATCTTCCGCTTTGCAATAAAGGGGATTAAATTCGATCGTGAGATTTTTCGTCACTGCATGAAGATTGGCTTACCTTCAGGGGTTCAGCAAACCTTTGTGGCGTTGGGGATGACAGCTGTAATGGGGATCGTAAACACCTTTGGGACGAACGTAATTGCGGCCTATAGCACCGCTTCGCGAATTGACTCTCTGGCAATGATGCCTGCCATGAACTTTTCCATAGCGCTATCAACATTTGTTGGGCAAAACGTAGCAAGGGGGAATATGGATCGAATCAGAAAGGGGCTTACCTCAACCCTGGGCATGTCGATGGTGATTACCGTAATTGTTTCGCTGGTTATTATCTTTTTTGGGCATAGCATGATGCGCATGTTTACAACCAGCGATGAAGTTGTCAGAATTGGAGGGGAGTACCTCACGGTTGTTTCTGCTTTTTACTGGATGTTTACCATTATGTTTGTGGTTAACGGGCTGCTGCGTGGTGCCGGCGCAACTATGGTTCCGATGCTCACCACCTTGATTTCGCTATGGGCGGTGCGTGTACCTGCTGCCTACCTTCTTACGAAGGCAATTGGCGAAGATGGCATCTGGTGGTCTATCCCAATAGGGTGGGTCGTTGGTATGATTGGAGCATTTGCCTACTATAAAACGGGAAAATGGAAGGGGAAAACGGTATTCCACCGCTCGGGAATCGGCCAATCGGAAGAGGCAATGAGAGGAGAAGTAGAGATTTAG
- a CDS encoding flavodoxin domain-containing protein, which produces MIQDERKVAIVYATKHGTTEKVAQHIATLLGGDVTLISLEETRMPDLAAFDCIVIGGSIYAGKIRGKVATFCARNLSILLQKRVALYVCGMNYKEYDAELRSAFLDQLRKHAAWSGVVGGEFYIDRMNFFERFLIRKISGVTASVSKLDYEKIEELVAAIRSC; this is translated from the coding sequence ATGATACAGGACGAAAGGAAGGTGGCAATAGTCTACGCTACCAAGCATGGGACTACCGAAAAGGTTGCCCAGCATATTGCAACGCTGCTGGGTGGTGATGTTACGCTCATTAGTCTAGAGGAAACTCGGATGCCTGATTTAGCAGCATTCGATTGTATTGTTATTGGAGGTTCGATTTACGCTGGCAAGATAAGAGGAAAGGTCGCCACATTTTGTGCTAGAAACCTTAGCATATTGCTGCAAAAGCGAGTTGCCCTTTACGTATGCGGCATGAACTATAAGGAATACGATGCAGAGCTGCGCAGTGCTTTCCTTGATCAGCTAAGGAAACATGCTGCTTGGTCGGGAGTTGTTGGCGGGGAGTTCTACATTGACAGAATGAACTTCTTTGAACGCTTCCTTATTCGCAAAATCTCAGGGGTTACAGCATCTGTTTCTAAGCTCGACTACGAAAAGATAGAGGAGTTAGTTGCTGCTATTAGGAGCTGCTAG
- a CDS encoding aldose epimerase family protein translates to MKKLFFVLMAALALGACSKNAGSGGKELLAESSFDTTMNGKKVALYMLTNKNGMAIQITNYGARIVSLWVPSKGGEFKDVAWGYSSIKSYLNATDNYAGPIVGRYGNRIAKGKFTLDGKEYTLTLNDHGNHLHGGSNGFWKRVWDVDTVVSRGENQYITLSYLSADGEEGYPGNLKIKVTYTLSEGNELKIQYAATTDKPTVVNPTSHVYFNLHGTSAKSTNSHVMQLLADSYTLTDSLLIPTGEISSVENTPLDFRKPTAIGDRINNDFVALKNGKGYDHNWVLAKKGKGVELAAVVFEPETGIEMSVSTDQPGIQFYSGNFMDGVDTGKYGQKHGYRSGIALETQKFPDAPNHSSFPSTVLKPGETYSQTSVYSFKVK, encoded by the coding sequence ATGAAAAAACTTTTTTTTGTGCTAATGGCTGCATTGGCACTGGGGGCTTGCAGCAAAAATGCAGGTTCAGGTGGTAAGGAGCTTCTTGCTGAAAGTAGCTTCGATACTACCATGAATGGTAAAAAGGTCGCGCTTTATATGCTGACCAATAAGAATGGTATGGCTATTCAGATTACCAACTATGGTGCACGAATTGTAAGCCTGTGGGTGCCTAGCAAAGGTGGCGAGTTTAAGGATGTGGCATGGGGATATAGCTCCATTAAAAGCTATCTTAATGCTACTGATAATTATGCTGGACCTATTGTAGGACGCTATGGCAACAGAATTGCAAAGGGTAAGTTTACCCTCGATGGTAAGGAGTATACCCTTACGCTAAACGATCATGGGAATCACCTACACGGAGGCTCGAATGGATTTTGGAAGCGAGTTTGGGATGTTGATACCGTTGTAAGTAGGGGAGAAAACCAGTACATCACCCTTTCGTACCTATCTGCTGATGGCGAAGAAGGCTATCCTGGTAATTTAAAGATCAAGGTAACCTACACGTTAAGCGAAGGTAATGAACTTAAGATCCAGTATGCAGCAACAACGGATAAGCCTACTGTTGTTAATCCAACGAGTCACGTTTACTTCAACCTTCACGGGACTTCAGCCAAATCGACAAATTCGCATGTGATGCAGCTGCTTGCCGACAGCTACACGCTTACCGATTCGTTGCTTATTCCAACTGGTGAAATATCGTCGGTAGAAAATACCCCACTTGATTTTAGAAAACCGACTGCCATTGGCGATAGAATCAACAACGATTTTGTAGCGCTTAAAAACGGGAAGGGATACGACCACAACTGGGTTCTAGCCAAAAAGGGTAAGGGCGTGGAGCTGGCTGCCGTTGTTTTTGAGCCAGAGACAGGTATAGAGATGTCGGTATCTACCGATCAGCCAGGAATTCAATTCTATAGTGGTAACTTTATGGATGGAGTAGATACAGGCAAGTATGGTCAAAAGCATGGTTACCGTTCGGGAATTGCCTTAGAAACACAAAAGTTCCCTGATGCGCCAAATCATTCGAGCTTTCCATCTACGGTTCTAAAACCAGGGGAGACCTATTCGCAAACGAGTGTTTACAGCTTTAAGGTGAAGTAG
- the nadD gene encoding nicotinate (nicotinamide) nucleotide adenylyltransferase: MFVGLYFGSFNPVHNGHLQIAGEMLRQVGFDELWFVVSPQNPLKEISNLASNAHRLAMLRLALDDVALPVKVSDVEFGLPIPSYTFKTLEMLSQDHPTYRFALIMGSDNLAVIEKWKEYQHLLEKYPVYFYPREGDNSEALAAAYDAQKVNASLLDISSTQIRNLVLGEKPIEHLVPSKVAAYIRDNGLYR, encoded by the coding sequence ATGTTCGTCGGGCTTTACTTTGGTTCGTTTAATCCTGTACATAATGGGCATCTTCAAATTGCTGGAGAGATGCTTCGTCAGGTAGGTTTTGATGAACTCTGGTTTGTGGTAAGCCCGCAAAATCCGCTGAAGGAAATCTCCAATTTAGCCTCTAACGCCCATCGGCTAGCCATGCTTAGGCTTGCGCTTGATGACGTTGCTCTTCCTGTTAAGGTTTCGGATGTAGAATTTGGTCTCCCAATCCCTTCGTACACCTTCAAAACACTGGAGATGCTCTCTCAAGATCATCCTACTTATCGGTTTGCGCTGATTATGGGGAGCGATAACTTGGCTGTTATCGAGAAGTGGAAGGAGTATCAGCATCTTCTCGAAAAGTATCCCGTTTATTTCTATCCCCGCGAAGGCGACAATTCAGAAGCATTAGCAGCTGCCTATGATGCTCAAAAGGTTAATGCGTCGTTGCTTGATATATCATCAACACAGATACGCAATCTGGTGCTAGGGGAGAAGCCCATCGAACATCTGGTGCCATCGAAGGTGGCAGCGTACATTCGCGATAATGGCTTGTACCGATAA
- a CDS encoding Crp/Fnr family transcriptional regulator gives MEAIFSDSSWLKRIALQFITEREFEKIERTSVKLEYKKGEVILKQGNQPTHVAYLQQGVVKFSYQNENSKRIILSIVAAPKILGGANLFYKDNNLFSIVAVEDCSVILMDSKVLLELLSNNGKLAVALYQIAAEMFKKSILNFVSVASKQKEGRIADTILYLSEDVYRTSDFPLSLTRKELAEFACCSPENVIMTLSKWQAEQTIDLSGKQLRICDLDKLKQISKIG, from the coding sequence ATGGAAGCCATATTTAGCGATAGCAGCTGGTTAAAGCGCATTGCCCTACAGTTTATCACGGAGAGGGAGTTCGAGAAGATTGAGCGGACCTCGGTAAAGCTCGAGTACAAGAAGGGGGAGGTTATCCTGAAGCAGGGTAACCAGCCAACACACGTGGCCTACCTGCAGCAGGGAGTGGTAAAGTTCAGCTACCAGAACGAGAACAGCAAGCGCATCATCCTTTCCATTGTGGCCGCCCCCAAGATACTGGGTGGGGCCAACCTGTTCTACAAGGATAACAACCTTTTCTCGATTGTTGCGGTGGAGGATTGCAGCGTAATCCTCATGGACTCGAAGGTGCTGCTCGAGCTGCTTTCGAATAACGGAAAGCTGGCCGTTGCCCTCTACCAAATTGCGGCCGAGATGTTCAAGAAGTCGATTCTGAACTTCGTGAGCGTGGCCAGCAAGCAGAAGGAGGGGCGAATTGCCGATACCATCCTCTACCTATCGGAGGATGTGTACCGCACCAGCGACTTCCCCCTATCGCTCACCCGCAAGGAGCTGGCCGAGTTTGCCTGCTGCTCGCCCGAGAATGTGATAATGACCCTGTCGAAGTGGCAAGCCGAGCAAACGATCGACCTTTCGGGCAAGCAGCTACGGATATGCGACCTCGACAAGCTCAAGCAAATTAGCAAAATAGGATAA
- the gmk gene encoding guanylate kinase: MIIFSAPSGAGKTTIVKHLLSKFPQFEFSISATSRKMREGEQHGKDYFFLSAEDFRQRISNSEFVEWEEVYTDNFYGTLRSELDRIWSKGNVVIFDVDVKGGVNLKKMFPDNSLSLFVMPPSVEELRNRLVGRGTDSAEAIERRVAKAEEELSYSDKFDVVVVNDNLEEAKDKAEMVIASFLE, encoded by the coding sequence ATGATTATTTTCTCAGCTCCATCTGGGGCTGGGAAAACTACCATAGTTAAGCATCTACTATCAAAGTTTCCTCAATTCGAATTCTCCATCTCGGCCACATCGCGTAAGATGCGCGAAGGCGAGCAGCACGGTAAGGATTACTTCTTCCTTTCTGCCGAAGATTTTAGGCAACGCATCTCTAATAGCGAATTCGTAGAGTGGGAAGAGGTGTACACCGACAACTTCTACGGAACGCTTAGATCCGAACTCGACAGAATCTGGTCGAAGGGTAACGTTGTTATCTTTGATGTTGATGTTAAAGGTGGAGTAAACCTTAAAAAGATGTTTCCTGATAACTCCCTTTCGCTATTCGTAATGCCCCCATCGGTAGAGGAGCTGCGCAACAGGCTGGTTGGCCGAGGAACCGATAGCGCTGAAGCTATAGAGCGTCGTGTCGCCAAAGCCGAAGAGGAGCTTTCGTATTCCGATAAGTTCGATGTCGTGGTGGTGAACGATAACCTCGAAGAGGCAAAGGACAAGGCTGAGATGGTTATTGCTTCGTTTTTAGAATAG
- a CDS encoding sulfite exporter TauE/SafE family protein: MLVAIFALGVLAGVLSGLFGIGGGIIMVPTLIALFGMDMLNANATSLAAMLLPVGVLGVITYYKAGYINLKDSLWLSLGLFAGSFLGGELAVSVNVSLLSKLYAAFLLYIAAGYLNIPALIFKKKGTASAEDGERISRAFWTYIAVGILAGIIAGMFGKGGGLVIVPMLIKFYKYNPKAATATSLAALQLPVGLPSVMIYAESGYLNLSYAGLMAIGIVAGVFFGSKLALNLPAATFKKVYAVFLVGVSVFMVYKYI; the protein is encoded by the coding sequence ATGTTGGTGGCGATATTTGCTTTGGGCGTCCTTGCTGGCGTACTGTCTGGACTGTTTGGCATTGGTGGTGGAATTATTATGGTGCCCACGCTAATTGCGCTGTTCGGAATGGATATGCTTAACGCCAACGCCACATCGCTTGCTGCAATGCTGCTCCCTGTTGGAGTTTTGGGAGTAATCACCTACTACAAGGCAGGGTACATTAACCTAAAGGACTCGCTTTGGCTGTCGCTGGGTCTATTTGCAGGGTCTTTCCTCGGAGGCGAGCTGGCAGTATCGGTTAATGTTTCGCTGCTCTCCAAGCTCTACGCAGCCTTCCTGCTATACATTGCGGCGGGTTACCTAAACATTCCTGCACTTATTTTTAAGAAGAAGGGCACGGCATCAGCTGAAGATGGGGAAAGGATCTCCCGTGCATTTTGGACCTACATTGCGGTGGGCATCCTAGCCGGAATTATTGCCGGGATGTTTGGCAAAGGCGGTGGACTCGTAATTGTCCCAATGCTGATAAAGTTCTATAAGTACAACCCCAAAGCAGCAACGGCCACCTCGCTTGCCGCGTTGCAACTCCCTGTAGGGCTCCCCAGCGTTATGATTTACGCAGAATCGGGATATTTAAACCTTTCATACGCAGGATTAATGGCTATTGGAATTGTGGCGGGTGTTTTCTTTGGCTCGAAGTTGGCGCTCAATCTGCCAGCTGCTACCTTTAAAAAGGTATATGCCGTTTTCCTAGTTGGCGTATCGGTTTTTATGGTGTACAAGTACATTTAG
- a CDS encoding dsDNA nuclease domain-containing protein — protein sequence MTEALMITNVNSGVQANTGMNFQKNCAIYLFLERYEDIKDEKYFIILEHQDDIIFGYLSDENSLKTVETIQAKKSTNKWTLNSLIEIIKKIALSSQDVLNDNYPKTDSFYQKNYFTTNNTIELKGQNNNTKYNTIINEENANVSFSNLDHAVKTKILQGNKNVTFTKNDISNLENFHFHFIDIGRTSKAQREQLIGKFRTVFGNRITDHIAALDTLTFRLNEIECTFNQGDSANLSDFSKRIESSEINEIIDTLTSKKLAYDFWRSKKDEVCQSLQINIFDRDLFEFHYISSFDKFKDLNESEHRKINTFVKDNKEILKRYYTDKECINALYSDFNTTKSTTLSGIQLKAAISAAYLETINSL from the coding sequence ATGACCGAAGCATTAATGATTACCAATGTAAATTCTGGAGTTCAAGCCAATACGGGTATGAACTTTCAGAAGAATTGTGCTATTTACTTGTTTCTTGAAAGATATGAGGACATAAAAGATGAAAAGTACTTTATAATATTAGAGCATCAAGATGATATAATTTTCGGCTACCTATCCGATGAGAATAGCCTTAAAACTGTTGAAACAATCCAAGCTAAAAAATCAACAAATAAATGGACTCTTAATAGTCTTATTGAGATCATCAAAAAAATCGCACTTTCAAGTCAAGATGTGTTAAATGACAATTATCCTAAAACTGATAGTTTTTATCAAAAAAACTATTTTACGACCAATAATACTATTGAACTAAAAGGACAAAATAACAATACAAAATATAACACCATTATCAATGAGGAAAATGCAAATGTCTCATTTTCAAATTTAGATCATGCTGTTAAAACTAAAATATTACAGGGAAACAAAAACGTAACCTTTACTAAAAATGATATTAGTAACCTTGAAAATTTTCACTTTCACTTTATCGACATAGGCAGAACTTCAAAAGCCCAGAGAGAACAACTTATAGGCAAGTTTAGAACTGTATTTGGTAATAGAATTACTGACCATATAGCAGCATTAGATACTCTTACATTTAGATTAAATGAAATTGAATGTACTTTCAATCAAGGAGATTCTGCTAATTTATCTGATTTCTCAAAAAGGATAGAATCGTCTGAAATTAATGAAATTATAGATACGCTTACAAGTAAAAAACTTGCGTATGATTTTTGGAGAAGTAAAAAAGATGAAGTATGTCAATCTCTGCAGATTAACATTTTTGATAGAGACCTATTTGAATTTCATTATATAAGTAGTTTTGATAAATTCAAAGATTTAAACGAAAGCGAACATCGTAAAATAAACACATTTGTAAAAGATAACAAAGAAATTCTAAAGCGTTATTATACAGATAAAGAATGTATTAATGCTTTATATTCTGATTTTAACACCACCAAATCAACAACATTAAGTGGAATTCAACTTAAAGCTGCAATATCAGCAGCGTATCTTGAAACAATAAATTCATTATGA
- a CDS encoding RagB/SusD family nutrient uptake outer membrane protein, protein MRSKIILLLFAGALGFLSSCDDYLDETPKSYLTPEQYLTDESHLAAYSIARYGVFPTHGSWSFGTFGIDAGTDNMASDGYDNKYVPGQSKVGQNGGDWSFGDIYQCNYFLNKVVPRLKANTITGNIDNIKHYIGEMYMIRAYVYFTKLQALGDFPIIKTALPDNQEILAAASKRAPRNEVARFILQDLDSAITLMKNVAPDGKKNRLSKYCALLLKSRVALYEGTWLKYFKGTAFVPNGSNWPGKSKDYNANYQFTSGSIDKEIEFFLGEAVASSKEVADAIPLVNNNMVLQQSTSDAVNPYFSMFSDVDMSGYSEVLLWRKYDKGLGVTHNVPVYAQSGNHAIGLTRGMVEGFLMANGLPIYAAGSGYAGDDQISDVRKNRDGRLWLFLKEPGQKNVLYPSSVGDHATPVELTPLITISDVERKYTTGYAIRKGLNYDAAQCGNGQGYTGAIVFRAVEAYLNYMEADYELNGRLSDISKGYWKAIRNRAGVDPDFDKTIAATDLSKEAANDWGVYSAGQMVDKTLYNIRRERRCELMAEGLRFMDLKRWRAMDQMISTPYHIEGFKLWGGTIQTWYNASDLKYGIGDASNVSAPSLSAYLRPYEKTPTSLAYNGYRWAMAHYLSPIAAQHFLITSKDGKDASTSPIYQNPGWSTTPNTAPVQ, encoded by the coding sequence ATGAGAAGCAAAATAATATTACTACTATTCGCAGGAGCATTGGGTTTTTTAAGTTCTTGTGATGATTATCTTGATGAAACACCAAAGTCTTACTTAACGCCCGAACAGTACTTAACTGACGAATCTCACTTAGCGGCATATTCTATTGCACGTTATGGTGTATTCCCAACCCACGGAAGTTGGTCATTTGGTACTTTTGGTATTGATGCCGGAACCGACAATATGGCTTCTGATGGCTACGATAATAAGTATGTTCCAGGACAGTCTAAAGTAGGTCAGAATGGGGGAGATTGGTCTTTTGGCGATATCTACCAGTGTAACTATTTTTTAAACAAGGTTGTTCCTCGTCTAAAGGCTAATACTATTACGGGTAATATCGATAATATTAAGCATTACATAGGCGAAATGTACATGATTAGAGCTTATGTGTACTTTACGAAACTTCAGGCTCTTGGTGATTTTCCTATTATTAAGACAGCTCTTCCTGATAATCAGGAAATATTGGCTGCAGCTAGTAAGAGAGCACCTAGAAATGAGGTTGCACGATTTATTCTTCAGGATCTCGATTCTGCCATTACATTAATGAAAAATGTTGCTCCAGATGGAAAGAAAAATCGTTTGTCGAAGTATTGCGCATTACTACTTAAATCGCGTGTTGCACTATACGAGGGTACTTGGTTGAAGTATTTCAAGGGAACAGCATTTGTTCCAAATGGATCAAACTGGCCTGGCAAATCGAAGGACTACAATGCAAATTACCAGTTCACTAGTGGAAGTATCGATAAGGAAATTGAATTCTTCTTGGGAGAAGCAGTTGCTTCATCTAAAGAGGTTGCAGATGCTATCCCACTTGTTAATAATAATATGGTACTTCAACAGAGCACATCAGATGCGGTTAACCCTTACTTCTCAATGTTTAGTGATGTTGATATGTCAGGATACAGCGAAGTACTATTATGGCGCAAGTACGACAAGGGATTGGGCGTAACTCACAATGTTCCAGTTTACGCACAATCCGGAAATCATGCGATTGGACTTACTCGTGGTATGGTCGAAGGTTTCTTAATGGCCAACGGTTTACCAATTTATGCTGCTGGCTCAGGATATGCAGGTGATGATCAAATCTCGGATGTTCGTAAAAATAGAGACGGTCGTCTATGGTTATTCTTGAAGGAACCTGGACAAAAGAATGTGCTATATCCAAGTTCAGTTGGAGACCATGCAACTCCAGTAGAACTTACCCCTTTAATCACAATTTCTGATGTTGAAAGAAAGTATACTACAGGTTATGCTATTCGAAAAGGATTAAACTACGATGCGGCTCAGTGTGGTAATGGTCAAGGTTATACTGGTGCTATTGTGTTTAGAGCTGTAGAGGCTTACCTAAACTACATGGAGGCTGACTATGAACTAAATGGAAGGTTGAGTGATATTTCTAAAGGCTATTGGAAAGCGATTAGAAACAGAGCAGGAGTTGATCCTGACTTTGATAAGACTATTGCTGCTACAGATCTTTCTAAGGAGGCTGCTAACGATTGGGGCGTATACTCTGCAGGTCAAATGGTAGATAAGACGTTGTACAATATTCGTCGTGAGCGTCGCTGCGAGTTAATGGCTGAAGGTTTACGCTTTATGGATCTTAAGCGTTGGAGAGCAATGGATCAAATGATTTCAACTCCCTACCATATCGAAGGATTTAAGCTATGGGGTGGTACCATCCAAACTTGGTACAACGCAAGCGATCTTAAGTATGGGATTGGTGATGCTAGTAATGTTTCAGCACCTTCATTAAGTGCATATCTACGTCCTTATGAGAAGACACCTACATCTCTTGCTTATAATGGATATAGATGGGCTATGGCGCATTACTTAAGCCCTATTGCTGCTCAACACTTCTTAATTACCTCTAAGGATGGCAAGGATGCATCAACCTCGCCTATTTACCAAAATCCAGGTTGGTCTACCACTCCTAATACGGCTCCTGTTCAATAG
- a CDS encoding YicC/YloC family endoribonuclease, translating to MVRSMTGYGKAEQEIQGKKITIELRSLNSKQLDLNVKLPMSYREYELELRAEVAKKLVRGKSDLFIFVETVKEEAPATINMNVFGSYYEQVKQASEKFEISLINEPVVQTILRMPDVLHVQRQEVTEEEVAALKQTVQRALCEIEKFRAQEGAALIADILHRVEKIENLVTTIEPFEKGRIEVIKTRIANNIAEFVPQANIDQNRFEQELIFYVEKLDITEEKVRLRNHCKYFREICDVEETPGRKLGFVAQEMGREINTLGSKANDADIQKMVVQMKDELEKIKEQVLNIL from the coding sequence ATGGTAAGATCGATGACCGGCTATGGCAAAGCCGAACAAGAAATACAGGGAAAAAAGATTACCATCGAGCTTCGTTCGCTAAATAGTAAGCAGCTCGATTTAAACGTAAAGCTTCCGATGTCGTACCGCGAGTACGAGTTGGAGCTCCGTGCCGAAGTTGCCAAAAAGCTTGTTAGGGGCAAGTCCGACCTATTTATTTTCGTTGAGACCGTAAAAGAGGAAGCTCCTGCAACTATTAATATGAATGTCTTCGGGAGCTACTACGAGCAGGTAAAGCAGGCTTCGGAGAAGTTTGAAATAAGCCTCATCAACGAGCCTGTGGTACAAACCATACTTCGTATGCCCGATGTGCTTCATGTGCAACGTCAGGAGGTAACAGAAGAGGAGGTTGCCGCTCTTAAGCAAACCGTACAGAGGGCACTTTGCGAGATCGAAAAGTTCCGCGCTCAGGAAGGGGCTGCTCTAATAGCAGATATTCTTCATCGAGTTGAGAAAATAGAGAACCTTGTTACTACCATCGAACCTTTCGAAAAGGGGAGGATAGAGGTAATAAAGACTCGTATCGCCAATAACATTGCCGAATTTGTTCCTCAAGCGAATATCGACCAAAACAGATTTGAGCAGGAGCTCATTTTCTACGTCGAGAAGCTTGATATTACTGAAGAAAAGGTTCGCCTACGCAACCACTGCAAGTACTTCCGCGAGATTTGCGATGTCGAGGAGACGCCTGGTCGTAAGTTGGGCTTTGTTGCTCAGGAAATGGGGCGCGAAATCAACACCCTTGGATCGAAGGCCAACGATGCCGATATCCAGAAGATGGTAGTTCAGATGAAGGACGAACTTGAAAAGATTAAGGAGCAGGTGCTCAACATTCTCTAA
- a CDS encoding Rrf2 family transcriptional regulator, whose protein sequence is MLTQKTRYAMLALTRLAKEYGKGTLGISQIAESELIPKRFLESILLDLKKNGYLASKLGKSGGYFLLKHPDEISLLEIIQLFEGSIAMLACTSEKSYQPCEHCKDEASCPIRSTFKDIREYTFRKLQSTTLTMLASQPSLAEQ, encoded by the coding sequence ATGCTTACACAAAAAACAAGGTACGCCATGCTGGCCCTAACGCGGCTGGCCAAAGAGTACGGCAAGGGCACATTGGGCATTAGCCAAATAGCCGAAAGCGAGCTGATCCCCAAACGATTTCTGGAGTCGATCCTCCTAGACCTGAAGAAGAACGGATACCTGGCCAGCAAGCTGGGTAAGAGCGGCGGCTACTTCCTGCTCAAGCATCCTGATGAGATTAGCCTGCTGGAGATCATCCAGCTATTCGAGGGCAGCATCGCCATGCTCGCCTGCACCTCCGAGAAAAGCTACCAGCCCTGCGAGCACTGCAAGGACGAGGCCAGCTGCCCCATTCGAAGCACCTTTAAGGACATTCGGGAGTATACCTTCCGCAAGCTGCAGAGCACCACGCTCACCATGCTTGCCAGCCAACCCTCGTTGGCTGAACAATAG